Genomic window (Candidatus Methylarchaceae archaeon HK02M2):
GAGTGTGATGCATGCGTAACTCAATGCCCAAATGAGGCTATTACTGTCTCAGAATAAATCATTAATTAACACTTATTTGTAAATGATTTTCTCAAGATACGGTATAGCAGCATCCACTGCCGAACCAATCCTTACGATGGAATTAGGAGTAGTATCGACTGCTTTTAATGATATCTCAAGTGCTGAGAGCACTGCGATTGTATCTCTTGGAGTTATATTACCAAAATGTCCTATTCTTAGTATTTTGCCCTTTAGATCACCCAAACCATGAGCTAGATGAATTCTATAGCGATCCCTCATCATTGAATGAATATCAAACGCCTTATCCTGGGGGGTGTAGAAGCCAGTCACTGTATTTGCTCTATAGCCTTCTTCAACAACGAATTCGACATTTAATGCCTCTAAGCCAGCCCTAATAGCATCTGCAATAATTTTATGCCTTCTCACTCTATTCTCCAATCCCTCTTCTTTTACTAAAAGTAATGCCTCATGGAGAGCAAATAAGACTTGTATCGAAGGTGTAGCCAAATACATCTTAGGATTTTCCATAAACATCTTCCATCTAGTCAAATCCATGTAGTATGATTGGATGTGCGTCTTTCGATTCTCAATAATGTCCATGGCTTTTTTCGAAACTGCTAGAAGAGTTGCACCTGGAGGTGCAGCTATTACTTTTTGAGAACAGGTAATGACTATATCTGCTCCAAGCTTATCGAAAATAAGTTCACATCCTCCTACACCACAAACGGAGTCGATAATACTGTAAACACCGTGTTTCCTTGCTATTTTCACTATATCCTCTATTGGGTTAACCAAACCAGTCGAGGTCTCTACATGAGTAACGGTGATTGCTTTATAACCACCTTCTGAAAGTGTCTCATCTACAACCTTAGGATCGACATGCTTGCCTAGGTCAGAAGGTAAGACTCTAACTTTGGCACCGTGTATCCTATTAAGATCTACGAATCTTTTCCCAAAAAAACCTGTATCAGCACATAACACCTTGTCTCCAGGCTCAATAAAACTCACTATCGCGGCTTCCATACCAATAGTGCCAGAGCCTGATATAACAAAAGGCATACCTGTATAATTTACAAACAAGTATCGAGTCAAATCGAGAATTTGTTTGAAGCTCTCAATGAACTTAGGGTCTTTATGGCCTATCTGAGATCTGCTCATTACTTCAGCTACACGGTGATCTAGATTAGTTGGTCCTGGTATCATCAAAAGATCATTTACCATGGGATGAACTCACAATAACCATAACTTTTATATTGATTCCTTAAAGGCTTTTTGGAAGAATAGAACATCAATTGAGATTTACCAATTATTAATACAAAATATACAGATTCCAAAAGTTAAATATAATTTAAAATTTCTCTTAAGCTCTTGATGGTTGTAATTCCTGACTTTATGGATATATCACCATCACAAAGATACAATCCAAGTCCTGCTGTTTGAAGGAACTTGATATTATAAATTGAATCATCAACAGCTATACACTCGCTCAAACTTAATCCTAATGATTCTGACAACTCTACTAAAACTAAATGCTTAGACATGAGATCAACTTTCATTATACCTTGGCCGGTCAAGAATCCATTTTCATCTATACATAACTCATTGATGTATACATGT
Coding sequences:
- a CDS encoding HAD-IB family phosphatase; translation: IDYTEFMRRDISTWPKPLHMSKISELLSKYNLRDGAEEVVESIHSRGIGTAIISAGINLLGYSIAKRLGIQHVYINELCIDENGFLTGQGIMKVDLMSKHLVLVELSESLGLSLSECIAVDDSIYNIKFLQTAGLGLYLCDGDISIKSGITTIKSLREILNYI
- a CDS encoding alanine--glyoxylate aminotransferase family protein; protein product: MVNDLLMIPGPTNLDHRVAEVMSRSQIGHKDPKFIESFKQILDLTRYLFVNYTGMPFVISGSGTIGMEAAIVSFIEPGDKVLCADTGFFGKRFVDLNRIHGAKVRVLPSDLGKHVDPKVVDETLSEGGYKAITVTHVETSTGLVNPIEDIVKIARKHGVYSIIDSVCGVGGCELIFDKLGADIVITCSQKVIAAPPGATLLAVSKKAMDIIENRKTHIQSYYMDLTRWKMFMENPKMYLATPSIQVLFALHEALLLVKEEGLENRVRRHKIIADAIRAGLEALNVEFVVEEGYRANTVTGFYTPQDKAFDIHSMMRDRYRIHLAHGLGDLKGKILRIGHFGNITPRDTIAVLSALEISLKAVDTTPNSIVRIGSAVDAAIPYLEKIIYK